From a single Brassica napus cultivar Da-Ae chromosome C9, Da-Ae, whole genome shotgun sequence genomic region:
- the LOC106398021 gene encoding pentatricopeptide repeat-containing protein At1g62680, mitochondrial-like, whose amino-acid sequence MTRRWSDAAGLLSHFIKREISPNVITSTALVDAFVKNGKVLEAKELYEEMIRMSIDPDIVIYSSLINGLCMQDRVDEASEMFGLMVRRGCSPDVVSYNTLINGLCKAKRVEDGMRLVREMSERGLVSSGLCDNGEVEKALVMFEDLQKSEMEVDIVTYTTIIHGMCKADALYLKMQGDGLVLNDGKLCLRDGDITVSADVIKELLTRATSEGCEKAGPLF is encoded by the exons atgacac GTAGATGGAGTGATGCGGCCGGGTTGTTGAGTCATTTTATCAAGAGGGAGATTAGTCCTAATGTGATTACTTCTACTGCGTTAGTCGATGCGTTTGTGAAGAATGGGAAGGTTTTGGAAGCTAAGGAGCTATACGAGGAGATGATAAGGATGTCTATAGATCCTGATATTGTCATTTACAGTTCGTTGATCAACGGGCTTTGTATGCAAGATCGCGTAGATGAGGCTAGCGAGATGTTTGGTTTGATGGTGAGGAGAGGTTGTTCTCCAGATGTGGTGAGTTATAATACTCTTATAAATGGGCTTTGCAAGGCAAAGAGAGTAGAGGATGGGATGAGACTCGTCCGAGAGATGTCTGAAAGAGGATTGGTTAGCA GTGGGCTTTGTGACAACGGGGAGGTGGAGAAAGCGTTGGTGATGTTTGAGGATTTGCAAAAGAGTGAAATGGAAGTAGACATTGTCACATATACTACAATTATCCACGGGATGTGCAAGGCTG ATGCATTGTATTTGAAAATGCAAGGAGACGGGCTTGTGTTGAATGATGGTAAACTATGTCTTAGAGATGGTGACATAACTGTATCAGCCGACGTTATCAAAGAGTTGTTGACGCGTGCAACATCTGAGGGGTGCGAAAAAGCTGGTCCTCTCTTCTAA